Proteins from one Desulfonema limicola genomic window:
- the der gene encoding ribosome biogenesis GTPase Der: MKPIVAVIGRPNVGKSTFFNRVTKSKNALVDNFPGVTRDRNFGDAVWDDVEFTLVDTGGFSDDDEDVFAGHIRSQIHQAIEDADAVIMILDGKGGISPYDSDLISILRLVKKPVLYAVNKIDGEGHEKYMYDFYSLGIENPYPVSAEHGYGIRDFLDDLIKVLPSSPAGEKDDMVRIAVAGRPNAGKSSLINRILGQERHVVSDIPGTTRDAIDSICRVNGKDYCLIDTAGIRRKGKVSLKLEKFSIIKALRSLDRCDIALIVLDAGKGVTDQDITIAGYAYERGCGCILLLNKWDLIEKDAGTAKRFNEELKNQAKFLNFAPSLTISALTGQRVNKIFGLVEDVYKQFSTRIGTGQLNRIMETALARNEPPMHNGKRLKFYYTTQVSEKPPAFVCFVNFPDAVHFSYKRYLINQLREGTGLTKTPIRLIFRQRTGRIEFGQRKQKEDKRDRKKKKRK; the protein is encoded by the coding sequence ATGAAACCTATTGTTGCTGTTATAGGCCGCCCCAATGTGGGAAAATCAACCTTTTTTAACAGGGTTACAAAAAGCAAGAACGCTCTTGTGGATAATTTCCCAGGGGTTACCAGGGACCGGAATTTTGGTGATGCTGTATGGGATGATGTGGAATTTACTTTGGTGGATACTGGTGGATTTTCAGATGATGATGAAGATGTTTTTGCAGGCCATATCCGTTCCCAGATTCATCAGGCTATTGAGGATGCTGATGCTGTTATCATGATTTTAGACGGCAAAGGGGGAATTTCGCCCTATGATTCAGACCTTATAAGCATATTAAGATTAGTAAAAAAACCGGTTCTTTATGCTGTAAACAAGATTGATGGCGAAGGCCATGAAAAATATATGTATGATTTTTACAGTCTTGGCATTGAAAATCCTTATCCTGTTTCTGCTGAACACGGTTATGGAATAAGAGATTTTTTAGATGATCTCATAAAAGTTCTGCCATCGTCTCCTGCTGGAGAAAAAGACGATATGGTACGTATTGCGGTTGCAGGCAGGCCCAATGCCGGCAAATCATCTCTGATTAACCGGATTTTAGGCCAGGAAAGACATGTGGTCAGTGATATACCTGGAACCACGAGGGATGCCATAGATTCCATATGCAGGGTAAACGGTAAAGATTATTGTCTTATTGATACTGCAGGAATCAGGAGAAAAGGCAAGGTTTCCCTGAAGCTTGAGAAATTCTCCATTATCAAAGCTCTCAGAAGTCTTGACAGATGTGATATTGCCCTGATTGTACTGGATGCAGGCAAGGGTGTTACAGACCAGGATATAACTATTGCAGGTTATGCTTATGAACGGGGCTGCGGCTGTATCCTGCTTCTTAATAAATGGGATCTTATAGAAAAAGATGCCGGCACAGCCAAGCGATTTAATGAAGAGTTGAAAAATCAGGCCAAATTTTTAAATTTCGCCCCTTCTCTTACCATTTCTGCTCTCACAGGCCAGAGGGTTAATAAAATATTTGGCCTGGTAGAAGATGTTTATAAACAATTTTCAACACGCATAGGAACAGGGCAGTTAAACAGGATTATGGAAACTGCCCTGGCTCGCAATGAACCTCCCATGCACAATGGCAAACGCTTAAAATTCTACTATACAACCCAGGTATCTGAAAAACCGCCTGCATTTGTATGTTTTGTTAATTTTCCTGATGCTGTCCATTTTTCATATAAAAGGTATCTCATAAACCAGCTCAGAGAAGGAACAGGACTGACAAAAACCCCTATCCGCCTTATTTTCAGACAAAGAACAGGCAGGATTGAATTTGGACAAAGAAAGCAGAAAGAAGACAAGCGAGATCGTAAAAAAAAGAAAAGAAAATAA
- a CDS encoding type II toxin-antitoxin system RelE/ParE family toxin, producing the protein MPIQHKIYPEARRRMIDIWHYTDKKWGEQQADKYIRGIYNAIEKASESKYLWRKVEHEEIKGIFYIIYQYHHIFFRELSEGRLGVVNVLHSRMDIPSRLKESIE; encoded by the coding sequence ATGCCAATACAGCATAAAATTTATCCTGAAGCCCGGCGCAGAATGATAGATATTTGGCATTATACTGATAAAAAATGGGGTGAGCAGCAGGCTGATAAATATATCAGGGGGATATACAATGCAATTGAAAAAGCCTCAGAAAGCAAATATCTGTGGCGCAAGGTTGAACATGAAGAAATTAAAGGGATTTTTTATATAATCTACCAGTATCACCATATTTTTTTCAGGGAATTATCAGAAGGCAGGTTAGGTGTTGTCAACGTACTGCACAGCCGGATGGATATTCCCAGCCGCTTAAAAGAATCCATTGAATAA
- a CDS encoding DUF6868 family protein yields the protein MNIEIITKFFMWCTIINVGLLVFLFLIVIFASDFIYRMHSRWFPMPREKFNVVLYSFIGAYKILVYVFNLVPWIALAIIG from the coding sequence ATGAACATTGAAATAATCACAAAGTTTTTTATGTGGTGTACCATAATAAACGTTGGGCTGCTTGTATTCCTCTTTTTGATAGTGATATTCGCCAGTGATTTCATATACAGAATGCACAGCAGGTGGTTTCCCATGCCTCGGGAAAAATTCAATGTGGTTCTTTACTCATTTATCGGCGCTTATAAGATACTTGTATATGTTTTCAATCTGGTGCCGTGGATTGCTCTTGCAATAATCGGATGA
- the prfB gene encoding peptide chain release factor 2 (programmed frameshift): MSIEIKQTIKDINFQLKKLKEYLDLAGKEKRLEEIEKIITKKDFWDNPENNKTILKERTVITNKVEAYKKLCTDLEEIEILLELAFEEDDTETAEEASNKLESLEKRVRRFSLNLMLDGENDENNAIVAINAGAGGTEAQDWAEMLFRMYARWVERKGFESEIIDFQPGDEAGIKSVTFSVSGEYVYGYLRSEKGVHRLVRISPFNAGGKRHTSFASVFVYPELDNEIVIDIEEKDLRIDVYRASGAGGQHVNKTSSAVRITHMPSGIVVQCQQEKSQHRNKDTAMKVLRSRLYEHEKRKQDEKLHEANAAKDEIAWGSQIRSYVLHPYQMVKDHRTGMDIGNVNSVLDGDIDPFIEGVLLAKKA; encoded by the exons ATGAGCATTGAAATTAAACAAACTATAAAAGATATTAATTTTCAGCTAAAAAAACTCAAGGAGTATCTT GACCTGGCAGGAAAAGAAAAGCGGCTTGAAGAAATAGAAAAAATCATTACTAAAAAAGATTTCTGGGATAACCCTGAAAACAACAAGACCATATTAAAAGAGCGTACTGTAATTACAAACAAGGTGGAAGCCTATAAAAAACTGTGTACAGACCTTGAGGAAATTGAAATTCTTCTTGAGCTTGCGTTTGAAGAAGATGATACTGAAACAGCAGAGGAAGCATCAAACAAGCTTGAATCCCTTGAAAAAAGGGTCCGCCGCTTTTCCTTGAATCTTATGCTTGACGGTGAAAATGATGAAAACAATGCAATTGTTGCCATAAATGCCGGGGCAGGGGGAACTGAAGCTCAGGACTGGGCTGAAATGCTCTTTCGCATGTATGCAAGATGGGTTGAACGCAAGGGTTTTGAAAGTGAAATCATTGACTTTCAGCCAGGTGATGAGGCAGGGATTAAAAGTGTAACCTTTAGTGTATCAGGTGAATATGTTTATGGTTATTTAAGATCAGAAAAAGGTGTTCACCGCCTGGTCAGAATTTCACCCTTTAATGCAGGAGGCAAGCGTCATACATCCTTTGCATCAGTATTTGTTTATCCTGAACTTGATAATGAAATTGTTATTGATATTGAAGAAAAGGATCTTCGCATAGATGTTTACAGGGCAAGCGGTGCTGGGGGGCAGCATGTAAATAAAACCAGCAGTGCAGTCCGTATAACCCACATGCCTTCAGGGATTGTTGTCCAGTGCCAGCAGGAAAAATCCCAGCACAGAAACAAAGATACAGCCATGAAGGTTCTCAGATCAAGGCTTTATGAACATGAAAAGCGGAAACAGGATGAAAAACTGCATGAAGCCAATGCTGCTAAGGATGAAATTGCCTGGGGAAGCCAGATCCGTTCTTATGTTCTTCATCCTTATCAAATGGTAAAGGATCACAGGACAGGCATGGATATAGGCAATGTCAACAGCGTACTTGACGGAGATATTGATCCTTTTATAGAAGGGGTTTTGCTGGCTAAAAAAGCTTGA
- a CDS encoding SUMF1/EgtB/PvdO family nonheme iron enzyme, producing MKIFISYTREDYDIAKRLYDDLKKAGIDPWMDKVNLLPGQNWKIHITKAIKESKYFIALLSSNLFPSFENGLNEILRVLMPEIINAGGDVTFAKDQAEAGIVSSSNNGSGSNGEDKITDKHVASETDRETVVNIIDMKFVFIPPGTFMMGSPEGEKDRDDDENLHEVILTKGFYMQTTSESDLDRAGWYGGNSDSKTHPVGEKEPNDWGLYDMHGNVWEWCQDWYGKYPSGSVTDPVGPQEGSVRVRRGGSCYAGALNCRSAYRDYAYPSGSFNPWSTEHPGGGEGFLAPQTAHIFLNLDFQDGKGQPG from the coding sequence ATGAAAATATTCATCAGCTACACCAGGGAAGATTACGATATTGCTAAAAGGCTTTATGATGACTTAAAGAAAGCCGGTATTGACCCGTGGATGGATAAAGTTAATCTGCTGCCTGGTCAAAATTGGAAGATTCATATCACCAAAGCAATTAAAGAAAGTAAGTATTTTATAGCTCTGCTTTCTTCTAATTTGTTTCCATCTTTTGAAAATGGGTTGAATGAAATTCTTCGTGTACTGATGCCTGAAATCATAAATGCTGGTGGAGATGTTACCTTTGCCAAAGATCAAGCTGAAGCCGGAATCGTAAGTAGCAGCAATAACGGCAGTGGTTCTAACGGCGAAGATAAAATTACAGATAAACATGTTGCATCTGAAACTGACCGGGAGACTGTTGTCAACATTATTGATATGAAGTTTGTTTTTATTCCTCCTGGTACTTTTATGATGGGAAGCCCGGAGGGTGAAAAAGACAGGGATGATGATGAAAATCTGCATGAGGTTATCCTGACCAAAGGCTTTTATATGCAGACAACAAGTGAATCTGATCTTGATCGTGCTGGATGGTATGGCGGTAATTCAGACAGTAAAACCCATCCTGTGGGTGAAAAAGAACCCAATGACTGGGGTTTATATGACATGCACGGGAACGTCTGGGAATGGTGTCAGGATTGGTATGGGAAATATCCATCTGGTTCTGTAACTGATCCTGTTGGTCCCCAAGAAGGCTCGGTCCGGGTTAGGCGCGGCGGCTCGTGTTACGCCGGCGCGCTGAACTGCCGGTCAGCCTACCGCGACTACGCCTACCCGTCCGGCAGCTTCAATCCCTGGAGTACGGAGCATCCCGGTGGTGGAGAAGGTTTTTTAGCGCCGCAGACAGCGCACATTTTTTTGAACCTGGATTTTCAGGATGGAAAAGGACAGCCTGGATAA
- a CDS encoding peptidoglycan DD-metalloendopeptidase family protein — MTICFNSKIICIFNILLFIQLLISTTSAFAGQDILDSKSTAAQYGIEYDNLQVKKDIIKSGQNLAEILLAAGVSYNQIHDAIKKSRKVFDVRKLRAGKPYCIIKSSREEEKIFYFIYEQNTVDYVVFDLGEPVNVYKDSKTAEIRSQTVEGVIKSSLSEELANQGISHKLVSRLSEIYAWTLDFYHLQKGDTFKIIYEERHIGNKIIGAGKILAARITHAKKDYYAFYFENNKGRYYDENGGSLRNAFLKAPLKFVRITSGFTKKRLHPILNEYKEHLGVDYAAPKGTPVMSVGDGIIEKLSYDRGSGNYIQIRHNKTYMTQYLHLSKYAKGIKTGQRVAQGETIGYVGSSGMATGPHLDFRFWVNGIPVNFLKQEIPTAEPVAPELMDKYNTYIADLKTDLDTEKIIHFSAEAKKDKNG, encoded by the coding sequence ATGACTATATGTTTTAATTCAAAAATCATCTGTATTTTTAATATTTTATTATTTATACAATTATTAATTTCAACAACTTCTGCTTTTGCCGGGCAGGATATTTTAGATTCAAAATCAACAGCAGCTCAATATGGTATTGAGTATGACAACCTTCAGGTAAAAAAAGATATTATAAAATCCGGTCAGAATCTTGCTGAGATACTTTTGGCTGCCGGTGTTTCATATAATCAAATTCATGATGCAATTAAAAAATCACGCAAGGTTTTTGATGTTCGAAAATTGAGAGCAGGCAAACCTTATTGTATTATTAAATCTTCCAGAGAAGAAGAAAAAATATTCTATTTTATTTATGAACAGAATACGGTTGATTATGTTGTATTTGATTTAGGGGAACCTGTTAATGTTTATAAGGACAGCAAAACAGCTGAAATCAGATCCCAAACTGTAGAGGGTGTCATTAAATCATCTCTTTCAGAAGAATTGGCAAATCAGGGTATCAGCCATAAACTTGTAAGCCGTTTATCGGAAATTTATGCCTGGACCCTTGACTTTTATCATCTTCAAAAAGGTGATACTTTTAAAATAATATATGAAGAAAGACATATTGGAAACAAAATTATAGGAGCTGGAAAAATTCTTGCGGCAAGAATAACACATGCAAAAAAAGATTATTATGCTTTTTATTTTGAAAATAATAAGGGCAGATATTATGATGAAAACGGCGGAAGTTTAAGAAACGCTTTTCTTAAAGCCCCTCTTAAATTTGTCCGCATTACTTCAGGTTTTACAAAAAAGCGGCTCCATCCTATTCTTAATGAATATAAAGAACATCTTGGAGTGGATTATGCTGCACCCAAAGGAACACCTGTAATGAGTGTTGGTGATGGAATTATTGAAAAACTTTCATATGACAGGGGGTCAGGTAATTATATTCAAATCCGCCATAATAAAACCTATATGACACAATATCTTCATTTATCAAAATATGCCAAAGGAATTAAAACCGGACAAAGAGTAGCTCAGGGAGAGACAATAGGATATGTGGGCAGTTCAGGGATGGCTACCGGACCTCACCTTGATTTCAGGTTCTGGGTAAATGGAATTCCTGTTAATTTTCTTAAACAGGAAATTCCTACAGCTGAACCTGTTGCCCCTGAGTTGATGGATAAATATAATACTTATATTGCAGACTTGAAAACAGATCTTGATACAGAAAAAATTATTCATTTTTCTGCTGAAGCCAAAAAAGATAAAAATGGCTGA
- the lnt gene encoding apolipoprotein N-acyltransferase, whose product MQTINIQKFFLPILSGVLLTGAFPKADINMLAWFALIPLFYSLAETSPKESFRMGFTAGLAHYLSLMYWLVYTMQTYGNLPIWLAVPLLFLLAAYLSLYIGFFSMIISWLTPGSFFNFALIPFLWVSFEYARSFLLTGFPWELLGYSQYKNLYLIQISDIFGVYGVSFLILMANIMLLLVFLNIKKKKWQNTEVKVKHALTGIICFITAMGMTILYSQQRIEYTEKIIIDAPKINTGFVQGNIDQMVKWDPDFQKTSTQKYIDLIINSKKQNPELIVWPETAAPFYFMYNPSMTDMIIKAVQNTKAYHIIGSPSFKENKTEFDYYNSAFLVTPEGNTAGRYDKVHLVPFGEYVPLKKWLPFINKIVAQVGDFKTGKKGDTLIMDNYSLGILICYEIIFPELSGAAARNEADLLINITNDAWYGTTSAPYQHFSMAVFRAVENKRSLVRSANTGISGFIDPLGRTYNLTHLFQEAVMTKALPVIKYKTIYAEHGDIFAVTCLAFTFIVSFIHIYRRKKI is encoded by the coding sequence TTGCAGACAATTAACATACAAAAATTTTTTCTTCCCATATTAAGCGGAGTTTTGCTGACAGGGGCTTTTCCTAAAGCAGATATAAACATGCTTGCCTGGTTTGCCCTGATTCCCCTTTTTTACAGCCTGGCAGAAACTTCTCCAAAAGAGAGCTTTAGAATGGGCTTTACAGCCGGTCTGGCACACTACCTCTCTCTTATGTACTGGCTGGTTTATACAATGCAGACCTATGGAAACCTGCCCATTTGGCTTGCTGTGCCTCTTCTTTTTCTACTGGCAGCTTATTTATCCCTTTATATTGGCTTTTTTTCCATGATAATATCATGGCTTACACCTGGTTCATTTTTTAATTTTGCACTAATCCCTTTTTTATGGGTATCTTTTGAATATGCCAGGTCTTTTCTTTTAACAGGTTTTCCCTGGGAACTGCTTGGATACTCCCAGTATAAAAACTTGTATCTTATTCAAATTTCAGATATTTTCGGGGTATATGGGGTATCATTTTTGATATTGATGGCAAACATAATGCTGCTTCTGGTATTTTTGAATATTAAAAAGAAAAAATGGCAGAACACAGAAGTTAAGGTAAAACATGCTTTAACAGGTATAATCTGCTTTATTACAGCTATGGGAATGACAATTCTTTACAGCCAGCAGCGCATTGAATACACTGAAAAGATTATAATAGATGCACCAAAGATTAATACTGGATTTGTTCAGGGAAATATTGACCAGATGGTAAAATGGGATCCTGATTTTCAAAAAACCAGTACTCAAAAGTATATTGATTTAATAATAAACTCAAAAAAACAAAATCCTGAACTTATAGTATGGCCTGAAACTGCTGCACCTTTTTATTTTATGTATAATCCATCAATGACAGACATGATAATAAAAGCTGTTCAGAACACAAAAGCTTATCACATTATCGGCAGTCCTTCATTTAAAGAAAACAAAACAGAATTTGATTATTACAACAGCGCATTCCTGGTAACGCCTGAAGGAAATACAGCAGGCAGATATGACAAGGTTCATTTAGTTCCTTTTGGGGAATATGTACCTTTAAAAAAATGGCTTCCTTTTATTAACAAGATTGTTGCCCAGGTTGGTGATTTTAAAACAGGTAAAAAAGGGGACACCTTGATAATGGATAATTACAGCCTGGGTATTTTAATCTGTTATGAAATAATATTCCCTGAACTTTCAGGAGCAGCAGCCAGAAATGAGGCTGACCTGCTGATTAATATTACAAATGATGCCTGGTATGGAACTACGAGTGCGCCATACCAGCATTTTTCAATGGCTGTATTTCGTGCAGTTGAAAATAAGCGCTCCCTTGTACGTTCTGCCAATACAGGAATCAGCGGATTTATTGATCCATTGGGAAGAACTTATAATCTTACACATTTATTTCAAGAGGCGGTAATGACAAAAGCCTTGCCAGTGATTAAATATAAGACAATTTATGCAGAGCATGGCGATATTTTTGCTGTTACATGCCTTGCGTTCACCTTTATTGTTTCTTTTATTCATATATACAGGAGGAAAAAAATATGA
- a CDS encoding hybrid sensor histidine kinase/response regulator: MKPDEIKILIVDDERYNINVLVDILKPDYRTIVAKNGEEALKRTMTAPLPDLILLDIMMPGMDGYEVCRQLKSDPKTCFIPVIFITAMTETEDETKGLELGAIDYITKPVSPPIVRARVKNHLALKLALEKIETQKEKLDEQNKALIEAARLREDVERITRHDIKTPLNAVIGFSQFLMMADNLTDAQLDGLKTIEDAGYRILNIINLSVDLFKMERGIYPFTPAIVNLLLVINKIIIETRELVRLRNLSVNVSIKGIPVDKNDIFTVQGDELLCYSMLANLIKNALEASPEGETISIILDEDEDAALITIHNKGVVPVDIRENFFDIYVTSGKETGTGLGTYSAKLIAETQNGRISMTTSETEGTYVTIKLPK; encoded by the coding sequence ATGAAGCCTGATGAAATAAAAATACTGATTGTAGATGATGAGAGATATAATATTAATGTGCTTGTTGATATATTAAAACCTGATTACAGGACAATAGTGGCTAAAAACGGTGAAGAAGCATTAAAGCGCACAATGACAGCCCCGCTCCCTGACTTGATCTTACTTGATATAATGATGCCTGGCATGGATGGATATGAAGTCTGCAGGCAGCTTAAATCTGACCCGAAAACCTGTTTTATTCCTGTTATTTTCATTACAGCAATGACTGAAACAGAGGATGAGACCAAAGGGCTTGAACTTGGAGCAATTGATTATATAACAAAACCGGTCAGCCCCCCTATTGTCAGAGCCAGGGTAAAAAACCATCTTGCTCTCAAGCTTGCCCTGGAAAAAATTGAAACACAAAAAGAGAAACTTGATGAACAAAACAAAGCCCTTATAGAAGCTGCCCGTCTTCGTGAAGATGTTGAACGTATTACCAGGCATGACATAAAAACCCCTCTTAATGCAGTGATCGGATTTTCCCAGTTTTTAATGATGGCTGACAATCTTACTGATGCCCAGCTTGACGGTCTGAAAACCATTGAAGATGCAGGATACAGGATTCTGAATATTATTAATCTGTCAGTAGATCTTTTTAAAATGGAAAGAGGCATATATCCTTTTACTCCTGCTATAGTTAATCTTTTGCTGGTTATAAACAAGATTATTATTGAAACCCGTGAACTGGTTCGACTAAGAAACCTGTCAGTTAATGTTTCCATCAAAGGCATTCCTGTTGATAAAAATGATATCTTTACAGTCCAGGGAGATGAGCTGCTGTGTTACTCAATGCTGGCAAACCTGATTAAAAATGCTCTGGAAGCTTCCCCTGAAGGAGAAACCATATCAATAATCCTTGATGAAGATGAAGATGCAGCACTTATAACTATCCATAACAAAGGCGTGGTTCCTGTTGATATAAGGGAAAATTTTTTTGATATTTATGTTACATCAGGCAAAGAAACAGGAACAGGACTTGGAACTTATAGTGCAAAACTCATAGCAGAAACCCAAAACGGCAGGATAAGCATGACAACCTCTGAAACCGAAGGTACTTATGTAACAATAAAACTTCCCAAATAA
- a CDS encoding ribbon-helix-helix domain-containing protein: MSEGVNVRVTGKLRQFINEQTGEHGLYESASEYVRDLIRRDYKKKESQKWNVLVKQLQPGMNADESEFVEFDPEEIIKTAKKEKNANTA; encoded by the coding sequence ATGAGTGAGGGAGTAAATGTACGAGTTACAGGGAAGCTGAGGCAGTTTATCAATGAACAGACAGGAGAACACGGTCTTTATGAATCTGCCAGTGAATATGTGCGCGACCTTATTCGCCGTGATTATAAAAAAAAGGAATCACAAAAATGGAATGTACTTGTAAAACAACTTCAACCCGGAATGAATGCAGATGAAAGTGAATTTGTCGAATTTGACCCCGAAGAAATAATAAAGACAGCAAAAAAGGAAAAAAATGCCAATACAGCATAA
- a CDS encoding HD domain-containing phosphohydrolase, which produces MDILIAEDDAITRHRLQKFLQKWGHKVTACPDGLEALEKFFSDNMDMVITDWMMPEMEGPELVRKIRQSLKPFVYIILLTSRGDKSDVITGLFDIGADDYIIKPFDPDELQARISVGERTVRLERSLREYSQGLEKIVRHQTKMIRETQEETILKLLTALESRDQETGGHVRRISLFCTVLAEAAGWSKSQVDDLRLASPMHDIGKIGVPDKILRKPGPLTSAEFDVIKTHTTTGGKILGNSDFPMLKMAHDIALFHHERWDGSGYPEGLKGDIIPEAARITSVVDVFDALSNDRVYRKASPEQEVLEIMYAGRGSHFDPNFYDLFICKLGEFRRILKENP; this is translated from the coding sequence ATGGATATACTGATTGCAGAAGACGATGCAATAACACGTCATCGCCTTCAAAAATTTTTACAAAAATGGGGCCATAAAGTAACAGCTTGTCCTGACGGCCTGGAGGCATTGGAAAAATTTTTTTCAGATAACATGGATATGGTTATTACTGACTGGATGATGCCTGAAATGGAAGGCCCTGAGCTTGTACGAAAAATCCGCCAGAGCCTGAAACCCTTTGTTTATATTATCCTGCTTACATCCAGAGGAGACAAATCCGATGTTATCACCGGTTTGTTTGATATTGGTGCTGATGATTATATTATAAAACCTTTTGATCCTGACGAACTTCAGGCCCGTATCAGTGTAGGTGAAAGAACTGTAAGACTTGAAAGAAGCCTGAGAGAGTACAGTCAAGGACTTGAAAAGATTGTGCGCCATCAGACAAAAATGATAAGGGAAACACAGGAAGAGACTATTTTAAAGCTGTTGACTGCTCTTGAATCAAGGGATCAGGAAACAGGAGGGCATGTCCGCAGAATATCTCTTTTTTGTACAGTTCTTGCAGAAGCTGCCGGATGGTCAAAATCTCAGGTTGATGATTTGCGCCTGGCTTCACCAATGCATGATATTGGAAAAATAGGAGTTCCTGATAAAATCCTCAGAAAACCAGGACCCCTGACAAGTGCGGAATTTGATGTTATTAAAACACATACAACAACAGGGGGAAAGATTCTTGGAAATTCGGATTTTCCCATGTTGAAAATGGCTCATGACATTGCATTGTTTCACCATGAAAGATGGGACGGGAGCGGATATCCTGAAGGACTTAAAGGAGATATTATTCCTGAAGCAGCAAGAATAACCTCTGTTGTTGATGTATTTGATGCTCTAAGCAATGACAGGGTATATAGAAAAGCATCCCCTGAACAGGAAGTACTTGAAATCATGTATGCAGGCAGGGGCAGTCACTTTGATCCTAATTTTTATGATCTATTTATCTGCAAACTTGGAGAGTTCAGGCGTATTTTAAAGGAAAATCCCTGA